GGGCGTTATATTGATGCGCACAAGATCACCAAAAGAGATGCTAACAAAGGATACCTGATCGCCAATAACCACGGGTTTGAAAATGGATGGACCAAGGTGATTTATGGCAGGGTTATATTGGGAGAATATGAAAACCGGATCATTTACCGCAAGGGGTGACCGGCTCCCATTTGAATCCTTTGTCCCCTCTTGTTATTTTCCCCACCCCCGGCCATGGCAGATGATAGGTCATGGTCATCCTTCCGGAGTTTGCCGCTTCCTGTAAAAAACTTTCCCGTGTTTGGGCTGCCTGCTCAAAATCCATGTCATAAAACATTCCCCATTCCGGATGTTGCAACAGTACGGCTGCGTGTAGCAGGTCGGCGCTGTGCAGTAAGGTTTCCTCACCGGAAAAAATCTCTACCATGCTGTGCCCTGAAGTGTGTCCGGGCGCAGGTATTAACCTGATACAATCGTATAGTGTTGCCCGTGGGGCTGCCAGTCGCAGCTGTGGCCGAATGGTACGCAGTATCTGCGGTATGCGGGTAGTGAGCCCTGTTTGCATCGTGGGCGCAATGTTCAGCGGGCTGGCAGAAAAGTCGGGCTGGTCTTGCATCCAATGGTCGTATTCCGTTTGGCTTAAATGAACAATAGCATTTGGAAAAACGAGTGGACCATCCGGGTGTAAAAGGCCGCCTGTATGGTCACTATGGGCATGTGTCAACACGATATCGGTGATGGACGTCGCCGGAATACCGGCAGCAGCGAGGCTTGCGGGCAACAGTCCGCTGGTGGTGTCTTCCTGTCCGAGGCCGGCATCGATCAGTATCAGTCTGTCCTGATGGCGTACCAGGAGGATGTTAAGGTCCAGTTGCAGCACATCTGTAGGGAGTAGCAGTGCCCGTAGCGAATGATGCACCTGGCTGGGCTGTTCATAAGGCCCAATCATGGGATGCGCAGGGGACAGGGACTGATGGCCGTCGCTGAAGACCATCAGCTCCAGGTGTCCTACGCGGAAAGTAAACGGTGTTTGCATGATGTTTATTTGCCTGCAAACTTCGGTGAATTTCATACTTTTGTAAAGTTGAATTATCTCATCAAATACTTTAATAAAACTAAAGTATGATCACTGATGTATTGGACCTGGACTTATTACGCACTTTTGTATTGGCGGTGGATTTAGGCAGTTTTGCCCGTGCGGCGGAGCAGGTGTCCCGCTCACAGTCGGCCGTGAGCCTGCAGATGCAGCGACTGGAGGAACTGACGGGCCACCAGCTGTTTGTCAGGCAGGGGCGTGGCCGCGAGCTGACGGCCAGCGGTGAGCTGCTGATCGGTTACGCCCGGCAGTTACTGCGGCTGAACGACCAGGCGGTAGAAGCACTGTCCACCCGGCAGCTGGCAGGGGTAGTACGCCTGGGCATGCTGACGGATTTTTCCGAGGGCAGTCTGCCGCAGGTGCTGGCGCGTTTCGCCGAACAGCATCCGCGCGTGCAGATGGAGATAACGATCGACAAGCAGGTGGTGCTGCAACAAAAATTACTGTCAGGAAAGCTGGACGTGATCGTATGTGTCGGGGCGCAATTGCCGGAAGGTGCTGTGCCGATTGGTAAAGTGCCTTTACGTTGGATCGGGAATAGAACGGTGGCACAGCAGTCGCCGTTGCCGTTGTTGCTGTTTGAACCGCCCTGCCTGTTCCGCGCTGCCGGCCTGGCGGCGCTGGAAAAATCCGGTGTGGCCTGGAAGCCGGTGCTCACCGCCAGCAATGTGGCAGGTATGTGGGCAGCTGCCAGGGCCGGACTGGGCATCACTATCCGCACGCAGATAGGATTGCCGCCGGATTGTAAGATATTGCCGGTTTCCCGCGGCCTGCCGGCATTGCCGCAGATATTCGTTTACCTGCTGACGGCGCCACGGAAAAAGAACGCTGCTGCAGCTGCCCGGTTGACAGCCATCGTGCAGGATACGCTTAGCAGTGAACTGAAAAATATGCAGGGACTTAAGAAGAAATCATAAGAAATTTGTTAATCATCCGCTTTTAATAAAATCATGAGAATGCCCGGTAATACTATAACTAGCTTTGGTAAATGTTAACGCCAATTTTTGCCAAAATCATTTCTTTATGAGTATTACCACAATTGTTTGTTTGCCACATGAGTTAAAAGATGAGTTAGTCCAAATCATGCAGGATGAGTTTGCGGTTTCTCTTCAGATTGCCCGGGAAGCCTACGAAGGCATGCTGGAAGGGTATTTCTGCCGATTAAAAGCAGGGGTGCAGTTTGTGATCGAGTATCCTTATGTGGATAAGGTTTATCGGGATAGCTACTATGCATACTTTTCTTCCAAGCGAAGAGTGTATCAAAAGAATTGTATCCGGGTGTCTGTATTTGATGGTATCGTTCTGCCGGACCAATTCAGAAATGCCAAAGGCATTGCCAGCCTGCGGGAGCGGTACCGGGGATTTATGGTGATAAGGCCTACCATGCCTCATGTTATTGGTAGGAGCGTGCTATCTCCACATGCATTGCAACAGCATGGTTTTTTTAGTCTTATGGGGAGGTTTCCAACAACCGTGAATGCGGTCAGATTTGAAGCAAGGGGCTTTCCGCACGCTTCGCAGGATAGGGAAACACTCACTTGTTCTGAAACGTCATTATGGGCCATGATGGAGTATTTTGCCTCACGATATGCTGAATATAAGCCTGTAGTACCTTCTGATATTATCGATATGTTGAAAAGCCGATCCAGTTCAAGGCAAATTCCATCAGAAGGACTTACAATCGAGCAAATGAGCTTTGCGTTGAGGGAGTTCGGTTTTGGAACGATAGCCTATGACAGATCAGAGTATTCATTGACATCGTTTACAAATTTGTTATCGGTATACGTCGAAAGTGGTATTCCATTGATTGTAGTAGTGTCAAATGTTCATCTCGGAGGAAGCGTGAGGCATGCAGCAGTGATAGTGGGACGTTCGGAAACAACGAATGCCGATATCGATAGTCTTTCATCTGTAGAGGAAGGTAGTGCAGAGCTGGCTGAAATGATGAAACGAAAGAATATCAGTATTGAGGACAATGCTGACATAAAACGTCGTTTTGTTTTTATAGATGATAATTACCCGGCTTATCAAATTGCTCCTCTTGAATCGCCAATGGCATATTATGAAGACGACGCCTGGAGAAAATGTGAAATTATGCAAGTGTTAGTCCCCCTTTATCCCAAAGTTTATTTGGACGGATTGGAAGCTAGAAGGTATATTAAGGAGTTATTATTAAGTCAGTTATTTCGGATTCCATCAGGAGCCAAACTATTTATTCGCATTTATCTCACCAGCAGTAGATCCTACAAGGATTATCTTGCTATAGAAGATAGCTTTTCCGACCATGTCAGAAACGCTATTCTATCTATGCAAATGCCAAAGTTTATTTGGGTGGCGGAAGTCTCTTCAAAGGAACTAATAAAACAACATAAAGCAAATGGGCTTATTGTTGTGGATGCGACAGAGACCAATACGATTTATGACAATGCATTGATCGTGTGCTGCTACGAAAATAGGTTTTGTTATAGAAAAGTTGAGGATAATAAATTAGTTAATAATTCTCTATCTTTGAATGAGTTTAATATTTTTACCAATAACCTAAAAGGCTTTTGATATGGCAACAAAAATAGATGGAGCTAAAGAAATTTTTGCCAAATTGGAAAAAGAAGGGGAAGCTCATGTCGTGGACAGTCCTGAGTATTGGCAAAATATAAAAGAAATAAACAGACGTATGGAGGAGTTTCGTCGCGAGTCCAGGATGAAGCGTCAAAATTCCTGGATTGCTGCTTCTAAATTTTTCATCACATCATAAAGTATGTATTCCTTACAACACCCGAGGCTGGCAAACCATTGCCGGCCTTTTATATTTTAAAAACAAACAAAATGGAACCTGTTTTTTCTCCCGTTGACTTGGAAACCTGGCCAAGAAAACCATACTTTGATTACTTCTACTATGGCGTGAAAACCAAATACAATATCAATTATAACCTTGATATAACAACGTTGATAAAAGAAGTCAGAGAAAGAGAATTAAAGTTTTACCCTGTGATGTTGTATGTCATCATGAAAATGGTGAACCGGCATGAAGCCTTCCGCTATAGCTTTGATGACAAAGGGATATTAGGCCATTGGAACTATGTCGTTCCGTCGTACACTATTTTTCATGAAGACGATAAGACATTTTCTGATTTATGGAGTGAATACCACGAAGGCTTCGCGGATTTTTATAAGACAATCATCCATGATATGGAGACTTATAAAAACGTGAAGGGATTAAAGGCCCGTTCCGGCCGGCCACAGAACTTCTGCCCGGTATCTGCGTTGCCATGGCTTAGTTTCGCCGGTTTTAATCAGGATACATATACAGAGTCTTCGTTGTTGTTCCCGATTATCCGGTTTGGCAAATATTATACGGAACATGAAAAAGTGATGCTGCCATTGACCATTTTTGTGCATCATGCTGTGGCCGACGGTTATCATACCTGCCAGCTGATCAATGATATGCAGGAAATGAGCAACAAGGCAGGGGCCTGGTTGGCTGAATAGCGCTAATGAGCCGCCAGACAGATGTCTTCCTGGAATTTCAGATACTGCCTGGGGCTCAGACGAACATAATGCTGGAAGTCATGTATCAGCTGGCTCTGGTCATAGTAGCCGCAGGCATCAATAAGCTCAAACCAGTCGGTGGAAGCACCAGTCGCCACCTGTTGCTGTAGCATCTGTACAGCTTTTAAAAAGCGCTGATACCGCTGGCGTTCTTTTACAGTATAGCCGAATTGTTTTTTCTGGTGCAGCTGAACATTGCGCTCGCTTTGCCCCGTTGCGTCAGCAATCGCTTTGACAGGGTTCAGGTTATCATCTTCAAAGTTGGCCAGTTGTTCAGAGAGCAGGTGCTGGTCCTGCAGATAGGGTCTGCAGAAATGCAGGATATGCTCTACCTGCGCCGTGGGAGCAGGTATATGTTGTAATGATTCCCATAACGCGGTAAAACAATTATCGTCTACCAGGTCGTCCGGATGCCCCGCCATGGTGGCGCGGCCAAAAAAGCGATAAAAGGCATCATCTTTGAAATTAGCCACCAGTATGCTGGTGCCTGCCGGCAGGGTATAGTCAAATGCCTGTTTTACCGGGCCCAATACAATACACTGCTCCACTTCCATCTGCGTTTGCTGCGCAGAATGCAGGATGCCTTTTCTGCCAAACACAAAAACCATGATCATCTGATAGGTGGGTAACAGCGTTTTCCTCACCGCCGCACTGGTATTATTGGCAGCATGATAAAAATGGGAAAACACCGTTTCATATTCCGCCGGAACAGGTAGCCGCGATTGCTGATAGTCTTCATGTATACCCTGGTTCATGCCTCAAAGATAGCAGAAATAAGGGGAGATGTTAATCATGGCATTTTCACATCTGTGATGAACTATTGCTAAAATGATGAAATAGTTTTGTCTTGATATGGTACTACCGCCTCATCTCCGCCATAATTTTCCTTATATTCACAACATTACACTGTAAAGGGAAACCTGCCAGAGCTATTCACTTTTAATTTGTTCAGATTTATGACAATCCAGTTTTTTTACCTGGCACTTAGCCCAATGGGAGAGAAACTACCGTATTTATATAGTAGCGTTTTTACAATCACCTACCAGCATTTGAAAGATCTGGTAGCACAACAACAGGAACTGGAAGCCGCTTTCAGGGTATACAATCGTCAACCGGAAGAGTATAAAGCAGTATGGTCAGTGGGAACGGACGGAGAGGAGCAGGCTGTGGCCGACAGGAACGATGAAATACGGGCCTGGCAAATGGATGAAAAAATTGTACGGACAATAAACTGGCCCTGACAGTAAACTGCCAGGGCCATGGAATATTATTCATGCTCGTGCTGATAGATCCTTTCTATCGCGCCTTTGTATTTTTCCAGCACTACTTTTCTTTTCAGGCTTAGCTTGGGCGTCATTTCACCGCCGGCGATGCTCCACTCTTCGGGCAGTAGCTCGAAGCGTTTGAGCTGCTCCACATGGTTGAAGTGCTGGTTATAGTCGTCTATCACTTTCTGATAGGCCTGCTGCACTTCCGGACGGGCAATGGCTTCGGCGTTGGTGGTGAAGGGGATGTTCTGTTTGTTCATCCAGTACTTCAGGTACGGGAACGCAGGTACGATCAGCGCACCGGTGAACTTATGTCCTTCGCCTACCACCATGATCTGTTCAATGAAAGGGCTTTCCTTGAACTTGTTTTCGATGGGTTGTGGCGCCACATATTTACCACCGCTGGTTTTGAAGAGTTCCTTTTTGCGGTCGGTGATTTTGATGAATTTCTTATCCACCCATATGCCGATATCACCGGTATGCAACCAGCCATCGATCACTGTTTCTGCGGTAAGATCGGGGCGTTTGTAGTAGCCTTTCATGACGGTAGTGCCTTTTACGCATATTTCACCGTCTTCGTCCAGGCGCACTTCGATGCCGTCAATAGGAGGGCCTACCGTACCGAATTTGGTGCCACCGGGTTTCCTGCGGTTAACGCAGATAACGGGACTGTTTTCGGTGGGGCCATAACCTTCATACACCGGTATTTTGGCGGCATTGAAAATACGCAGCAGCTTCTCCTGGCAGGCAGCGCCGCCGGTAACGATATAGCTGATATTGCCGCCCAGCGCCTCCCGCCATTTGCTGAAAACTAACTTGTTGGCAATAGACAGCTGGAAATTGTACCACGCGCCACCGCTGATATTGTTGTCATATTTGCCGGCAAGGGACACTGCCCAGAAAAACAGCCGCCGCTTTATGCCGGTGAGACTGTTGCCAGTGGCCATAATTTTCTCAAAGACTTTTTCCAGCAGCCGGGGCACGGTAGTAAACCCGTCCGGTTTTACTTCTTTCAGGTTCTCACTGAGCGTGTCCAGGCTTTCCGCATAGTAGATGCTGATAGCACTGAAAAGGTAGATGTAGGTGACTGTCTTCTCAAAAATATGATTGAGGGGCAGAAAACTAAGCACCTTCTGCTGCGGCGCATCATCAAAAGGAAAGCTGACCTTGGAATACATCACGTTGGAGGATATATTGGCATGGGTAAGCATTACTCCCTTGGGAGTGCCGGTGGTACCGGATGTGTAAATAATGGTAGCCAGGTGTTCGGCGTCAATGCCTGCCTTGATAGTCTCCACCTGCGACAGCAGCGCAGGCGTGGCCTGGGCTGTAATCGTGCTCCAGTGCGTAGCGCCCGGAATTTCATCAAAGGTGAAGATCTCTTTCAGGGAAGGCACGCCGCCCCGGATACCCTGAATTTTATCCAGCATCTCTTTGCTGCTGACGAAGATGTACTTCACGGCGGCATCATTCAGGATAAATTGTATTTCTGCCGGATTAGTGGTAGGGTACAGGGGTACCAGCACTGCGCCGGTCTGTTGTACGGCCAGGTCTGTAAACACCCATTCCGGCCGGTTGTTACTGATAATAGCGATCTTGTCGGCGCCTTCCGGCGTAAAATCGTTGCCGCCTACGCCCAACTGTAATAAGCCGGCACTAAAGCGGTTCACTGTTTCACTGACACTGGCGGTACTGAATGTCTTCCAGCTGCCATTGATCTTGGCGGCCAGCATGTCCTGTTTGGGGAATTTCTCCAGCTGAAACTTTACTGCGTCGAATAGCCTGTGCCTCGGGAGCGTACTCATAAGGTAGATTTAGTGATGTAATAGGTACCAGTTCTTATTAAATATACTAAAAAATATATGTTATAAAGATGAAATTATAACCAGGAAATCGATGATCTCCATGTTTCATCTTTTCAATATTACGGTTCCGGGAGAGACTTGTCTTTTTGGGAAAGCGGCATCGTTTCCTGCGAAAAAGAAGACATCACCATCATCGTCAACACCAGCAGTAACGGCAATCCTGGCATATGGACCACCGGTGCTGTTTCCTACAATATAATCAATTTTCGCACTTGACCAACACGGCCGTCATGAAACTTATCACCTGTACGCGTTGCTTTTATGCTGATCTTTTCCTATTTTTTCCCCTTTACTGAATTTAAATGGCCGGCAACCGCATGACACCGGCGTCAAAATAAGAATATGCTTACTGCTTTTACAAACGGGACCATCTACACCGGCGCACAGGTGATCACTGGCAAAACACTGCTGACGGAACAAGGAAAAATACAGGCACTGGTCAACCCGGCGGAAGTTCCATCAGAGGCTACAATAGTGGATTGCAATGGACATATCATCGCGCCGGGCCTGCTGGACCTCCAGATCTACGGCGGCGGCGGATACCTTTTCTCGGCCCATCCTTCTCCGGAAGCGCTCAACGCTATGGCACAGGCATTGGTGAAAAGCGGCACGACCGGCTTTCTGCTCACCCTGGCCACCGATACGATGGAAGTGTTCCATGAATGTATCCGCATTGTGCGCAATAACCCGCATCCTGCGGTACTGGGCATGCATCTGGAAGGACCTTATATCAATCCGGTAAAAAAAGGCGCCCATACCCTCGAACTGATCAAACGCCCGGAACGTGCAGAGCTGGAAAGCTTGCTCACTGCCGCCGGCGGTATCGTGAAGATGATCACCGTGGCTCCTGAAATGTGCGACCCCGCTATCCTGCGCTGGCTCGACGCGCAGGGCGTCATCCTTTCTGCCGGACATAGCAACGCTACTTTCAACGAAGCCATGGAAGGGTTCCGGAACGGCATACGCGCCGTCACACACCTGTTCAATGCCATGTCGCCCCTGCAGCACCGCGATACCGGCCTGCCGGGCGCTACATTCCGCGACAACAGCGTATATGCGAGCATTATCGCAGACAATATCCATGTAGACGACAATGCCCTGATCATCAGCAAAAAGGTGCTGGGCGACCGCCTTTTCCTGATTACGGACGCCGTGGAAGCCAACAATACAGGCGCCAGTCTGCATGTGGCGCAGGAAGACCGCTTCACACGGCCTGACGGTACACTGTCCGGTTCCCGCCTGACGCTCATGCGCGCCGTGCAACGTTGTGTGCAGTATGCCGGTATCCCCCTGGATGAAGCGCTGCGCATGGCTACCGTATATCCTGCCACGCTGATGGGGATCAAAGACCGTGGGCGTATTGAACCTGGCTGCCGCGCAGACCTGGTCGTATTCGATCATCAGTATACCGTGAAAAATGTATATATCGCCGGCGCACAACAGTGAGCCGTGGGAAAATGTTAATACAGGGAGATGAAAAAAAACTGTCTGACAATAATAGCCACTTTGTGGCTGGCCAGCCTCTGCGTGTCCACTGCCATGGGGGCCGCGGCATCCTGGATACGGATTAACCAGCTCGGGTATCTGCCCCGGGGCATTAAGGTAGCGGTATGGGCCACCAAAGGCGCCGCTGTACCGGCTACTTTCCAGCTGGTGGACTCCGCCAGCAATAAAACCGTTTTCACCGGCAGCACCGGCAAACCATTTGGCCGCTACGGCCCTTTTAATGAAACAGCGCGACTGGACTTCAGCAGCTGGAAAAAAACAGGCACCTTTTACCTGAAAGCAGGGGAGGTGAGATCACCATACTTCCGTATAGCCGACAACGTATATGCCGGCGCCGCCGACTTCACCCTGCGGTATATGCGACAGCAACGGTCGCTCTTTAATCCTTTCCTGAAAGATTCCTGTCATACCCATGACGGCTATACGCTGTACGGCCCCATGCCGGACAGCACCCACCTGGACGTGGCCGGCGGCTGGCATGATGCCAGCGACTACCTCCAGTATTCCACCACATCGGCCAACGCTACCTACCACCTGCTGGCGGCATACCGCGATTTTCCGCAGGTATTCGGCGACCGCTATGCGGCCAATGGACTGGAAGGCGGCAACCATGTGCCGGACATCCTCGATGAAGCACGCTGGGGGCTCGACTGGCTGCTGAAAATGCATCCCCGCGACAACTGGATGTTCAACCAGATCGCTGATGACCGTGACCATAACGGCATGCGCCTCCCCAAAGAAGACCCTTTCTACGGAAGAGGATTCGAACGACCGGTATATTTCTGCTCCGGCCAGCCACAGGTAAGGGGCAAGTTCATGAACCAGACTACCGGCGTTGCCTCTACTGCCGGTAAGTTCTCCAGCGCTTTCGCACTGGGCTACGACCTGCTGAAAGATAAAGACGCGGCGTATGCCGGCACACTCCGCCAGAAAGCGCTTACAGCCTATGATATGGGCCGCAAACAACCGGGCGTATGCCAGACCGCCTCTGTGAAGTCGCCCTACATCTACGCGGAAGACAACTGGGTGGATGATATGGAACTGGCAGCGGCATCACTGTACCGGCTAAACGGAAAAGATGACTACCGCCAACAGGCGCTGGACTATGCCGCCCAGGAAAAAGTAACGCCCTGGCTCGGAAAAGATACTGCCCATCACTATCAATGGTATCCCTTCATTAACCTCGGACATTATGAACTGGCCCGGCAACTAAAAGGCCCCTCCCGGCAAACCATCACCGGTTATTATCAAACCGGTATCGACAAAGTATGGCAACAGGCTAAGAACAATGCTTTCTATCGTTATATTCCTTTTATCTGGTGCAGCAATAACCTCACTACGGCTTTCGCGGTCCAGTGCTACTGGTACCGGCAACTGACCGGCAGCAATGAATATGCTGCATTGGAGCAGGCCAACTTCGACTGGCTCTTCGGCTGCAATCCATGGGGCACCAGCATGGTGTACGGTCTGCCTGCCCATGGCGACACACCCGAAGATCCTCATTCCGCTTTCTCCCATCTCGGACATTACCCGGTGGATGGCGCGCTGGTTGACGGTCCGGTATACACAAACATCTATAAAAACCTGATCGGTATCCAGCTGTCCAAGCCAGACGCCTATACGGAGTTTCAGAGTGACCTTGCAGTGTACCACGATGATTTTGGAGACTACAGCACCAACGAACCTACGATGGATGGCACCGCCTCGCTGATATACCTGTTGGCAGCCATGGACCAGGAAGGCCGTAACCACAACAATGCCGTGTCGGGTAACAATGCGGCATATACGTATGCGGCCGGCGCCGTCATCCGTGGCGATACCACCCGGAAAACGCTGACGCTCGTCTTCACCGGCGATGAATTTGCGGACGGGGGTCAGGTCATACGCCGCGTTTTAAAACAACAAAAAGTACCTGCCGCTTTTTTCCTGACAGGGAAGTTCTATGCTAATCCGGCTTTCCGGCCATTGGTTAAACAACTCAAAGCAGACGGCCATTACCTCGGGCCGCATTCCGATCAGCATCCGCTGTACTGCGACTGGCAGAAACGCGACAGCCTTTTGATTACCCATGCTGCTTTTGAAAAAGACCTCGCCGCCAATTACCGGAAAATGCAGGTGCTGGGCATCACTAAAAACGCGGCGCCTTATTTTTTACCGCCCTATGAATGGTACAACGATACCATCGCACAATGGACACGCGCGGCAGGGCTGCAACTGGTCAACTTCACACCAGGTACACGCTCCAACGCAGATTATACTACACCGGCCATGAAAGGGTACCGCTCTTCGGCAGAAATCTATCAGTCCGTTCTGCAATATGCCGACACCCGACCGGCCGGACTAAACGGCTTTATGCTCTTGCTGCACATCGGCACCGATCCGGCCCGCACCGATAAATTTTACAATCGCCTGGATGAACTGATCACTGACCTGAAAAAGAAAGGTTACCGGTTTATTTCACTCGGCCAACTACTGCATTAATAAGGCCCCGGGCGAAAGTCCGGGGCTTTTTGTATCACCAGCTCCTGCCGCTGCTGTAGGCGTCGTACTCTATCGGCGAAAGCGGATCTTCAGGATAATGAAGCAGGTACCTGCGTACCTTCTCGCTGTCCTTATGCGGCAGGTAAAGGAAACTGAGAAAACGGTAAGGCCTTCCGTAGAAAATCTCTTCCGCATCTTTGGCCAGGTTAAGCCCCGCACGAGGCACGGCAAACAGACGCACATTGCCGATGTCGTTGTACGATGGCATGGTAGCGATGTGTACCAGCCCGAAATGTAAAGGCTCCTCCCGCATGATGCTGCCAAACTGCTTGAAGATTTCCGTGCAGACTTTCAATGGTCCCGCTATGGCGCCGGCACGGGAAGGTAGATGCCGGGTATCGGCCACAGGGGCGATGCCGCGGATAAGGATTCCACCAAACGATCGTTCTGTCGCCAGTGTGACGTCCATCCCCGAACCATGGAAA
This window of the Chitinophaga varians genome carries:
- a CDS encoding MBL fold metallo-hydrolase; amino-acid sequence: MQTPFTFRVGHLELMVFSDGHQSLSPAHPMIGPYEQPSQVHHSLRALLLPTDVLQLDLNILLVRHQDRLILIDAGLGQEDTTSGLLPASLAAAGIPATSITDIVLTHAHSDHTGGLLHPDGPLVFPNAIVHLSQTEYDHWMQDQPDFSASPLNIAPTMQTGLTTRIPQILRTIRPQLRLAAPRATLYDCIRLIPAPGHTSGHSMVEIFSGEETLLHSADLLHAAVLLQHPEWGMFYDMDFEQAAQTRESFLQEAANSGRMTMTYHLPWPGVGKITRGDKGFKWEPVTPCGK
- a CDS encoding LysR substrate-binding domain-containing protein, which translates into the protein MITDVLDLDLLRTFVLAVDLGSFARAAEQVSRSQSAVSLQMQRLEELTGHQLFVRQGRGRELTASGELLIGYARQLLRLNDQAVEALSTRQLAGVVRLGMLTDFSEGSLPQVLARFAEQHPRVQMEITIDKQVVLQQKLLSGKLDVIVCVGAQLPEGAVPIGKVPLRWIGNRTVAQQSPLPLLLFEPPCLFRAAGLAALEKSGVAWKPVLTASNVAGMWAAARAGLGITIRTQIGLPPDCKILPVSRGLPALPQIFVYLLTAPRKKNAAAAARLTAIVQDTLSSELKNMQGLKKKS
- a CDS encoding CatA-like O-acetyltransferase, with product MEPVFSPVDLETWPRKPYFDYFYYGVKTKYNINYNLDITTLIKEVRERELKFYPVMLYVIMKMVNRHEAFRYSFDDKGILGHWNYVVPSYTIFHEDDKTFSDLWSEYHEGFADFYKTIIHDMETYKNVKGLKARSGRPQNFCPVSALPWLSFAGFNQDTYTESSLLFPIIRFGKYYTEHEKVMLPLTIFVHHAVADGYHTCQLINDMQEMSNKAGAWLAE
- a CDS encoding helix-turn-helix domain-containing protein; protein product: MNQGIHEDYQQSRLPVPAEYETVFSHFYHAANNTSAAVRKTLLPTYQMIMVFVFGRKGILHSAQQTQMEVEQCIVLGPVKQAFDYTLPAGTSILVANFKDDAFYRFFGRATMAGHPDDLVDDNCFTALWESLQHIPAPTAQVEHILHFCRPYLQDQHLLSEQLANFEDDNLNPVKAIADATGQSERNVQLHQKKQFGYTVKERQRYQRFLKAVQMLQQQVATGASTDWFELIDACGYYDQSQLIHDFQHYVRLSPRQYLKFQEDICLAAH
- a CDS encoding AMP-dependent synthetase/ligase produces the protein MSTLPRHRLFDAVKFQLEKFPKQDMLAAKINGSWKTFSTASVSETVNRFSAGLLQLGVGGNDFTPEGADKIAIISNNRPEWVFTDLAVQQTGAVLVPLYPTTNPAEIQFILNDAAVKYIFVSSKEMLDKIQGIRGGVPSLKEIFTFDEIPGATHWSTITAQATPALLSQVETIKAGIDAEHLATIIYTSGTTGTPKGVMLTHANISSNVMYSKVSFPFDDAPQQKVLSFLPLNHIFEKTVTYIYLFSAISIYYAESLDTLSENLKEVKPDGFTTVPRLLEKVFEKIMATGNSLTGIKRRLFFWAVSLAGKYDNNISGGAWYNFQLSIANKLVFSKWREALGGNISYIVTGGAACQEKLLRIFNAAKIPVYEGYGPTENSPVICVNRRKPGGTKFGTVGPPIDGIEVRLDEDGEICVKGTTVMKGYYKRPDLTAETVIDGWLHTGDIGIWVDKKFIKITDRKKELFKTSGGKYVAPQPIENKFKESPFIEQIMVVGEGHKFTGALIVPAFPYLKYWMNKQNIPFTTNAEAIARPEVQQAYQKVIDDYNQHFNHVEQLKRFELLPEEWSIAGGEMTPKLSLKRKVVLEKYKGAIERIYQHEHE
- the nagA gene encoding N-acetylglucosamine-6-phosphate deacetylase, which codes for MLTAFTNGTIYTGAQVITGKTLLTEQGKIQALVNPAEVPSEATIVDCNGHIIAPGLLDLQIYGGGGYLFSAHPSPEALNAMAQALVKSGTTGFLLTLATDTMEVFHECIRIVRNNPHPAVLGMHLEGPYINPVKKGAHTLELIKRPERAELESLLTAAGGIVKMITVAPEMCDPAILRWLDAQGVILSAGHSNATFNEAMEGFRNGIRAVTHLFNAMSPLQHRDTGLPGATFRDNSVYASIIADNIHVDDNALIISKKVLGDRLFLITDAVEANNTGASLHVAQEDRFTRPDGTLSGSRLTLMRAVQRCVQYAGIPLDEALRMATVYPATLMGIKDRGRIEPGCRADLVVFDHQYTVKNVYIAGAQQ
- a CDS encoding glycoside hydrolase family 9 protein; the encoded protein is MKKNCLTIIATLWLASLCVSTAMGAAASWIRINQLGYLPRGIKVAVWATKGAAVPATFQLVDSASNKTVFTGSTGKPFGRYGPFNETARLDFSSWKKTGTFYLKAGEVRSPYFRIADNVYAGAADFTLRYMRQQRSLFNPFLKDSCHTHDGYTLYGPMPDSTHLDVAGGWHDASDYLQYSTTSANATYHLLAAYRDFPQVFGDRYAANGLEGGNHVPDILDEARWGLDWLLKMHPRDNWMFNQIADDRDHNGMRLPKEDPFYGRGFERPVYFCSGQPQVRGKFMNQTTGVASTAGKFSSAFALGYDLLKDKDAAYAGTLRQKALTAYDMGRKQPGVCQTASVKSPYIYAEDNWVDDMELAAASLYRLNGKDDYRQQALDYAAQEKVTPWLGKDTAHHYQWYPFINLGHYELARQLKGPSRQTITGYYQTGIDKVWQQAKNNAFYRYIPFIWCSNNLTTAFAVQCYWYRQLTGSNEYAALEQANFDWLFGCNPWGTSMVYGLPAHGDTPEDPHSAFSHLGHYPVDGALVDGPVYTNIYKNLIGIQLSKPDAYTEFQSDLAVYHDDFGDYSTNEPTMDGTASLIYLLAAMDQEGRNHNNAVSGNNAAYTYAAGAVIRGDTTRKTLTLVFTGDEFADGGQVIRRVLKQQKVPAAFFLTGKFYANPAFRPLVKQLKADGHYLGPHSDQHPLYCDWQKRDSLLITHAAFEKDLAANYRKMQVLGITKNAAPYFLPPYEWYNDTIAQWTRAAGLQLVNFTPGTRSNADYTTPAMKGYRSSAEIYQSVLQYADTRPAGLNGFMLLLHIGTDPARTDKFYNRLDELITDLKKKGYRFISLGQLLH